In a genomic window of Mycolicibacterium neoaurum VKM Ac-1815D:
- a CDS encoding alpha-amylase family glycosyl hydrolase, translated as MSDPDWVRHVIWWQIYPLGFVGAFPADPAPTAAEHRLLRIIDWLDHALELGASGLALGPVFSSRTHGYDTTDHLRIDPRLGTDADFDQLISECRRRGLRVLLDGVFNHVGTDYPRYRDAVAGGPRDWFRHGSGGFDTFEGHGELIALNHGSPEVVAHTVEVMNHWLDRGADGWRLDAAYAVDPEFWRQVLPQVRRRHRDAWFLGEVIHGDYPAQVSAAGFDSVTQYELWKAVWSALNDKNFHELDWALQRHNDFLGSFVPLTFIGNHDVTRIASRIEDPQHLEHALVLLLTTGGTPSVYAGDEWAWRGVKEERVGGDDAIRPEFGAPPMPPHDMTRLYQYLIGLRRRNPWLHNARTESLSLTNTGYAYRVAADDRALVVALNLDDAPLTAGLPGTGRVIAGSGAPPTERVDELVVPPHGWVIADYD; from the coding sequence ATGAGCGATCCAGACTGGGTGCGCCACGTCATCTGGTGGCAGATCTATCCCCTCGGGTTCGTCGGCGCGTTCCCCGCCGATCCCGCACCGACGGCCGCCGAGCACCGACTGCTGCGGATCATCGACTGGCTCGACCACGCGCTGGAACTGGGCGCCTCCGGTCTGGCGCTCGGGCCGGTGTTCAGCTCCCGGACCCACGGTTATGACACCACCGATCACTTGCGTATCGATCCACGCTTGGGAACCGATGCCGATTTCGACCAGCTCATCTCCGAATGCCGCCGGCGAGGGCTCAGGGTGTTGCTCGACGGTGTGTTCAACCACGTCGGCACCGACTACCCGCGCTATCGCGACGCGGTCGCGGGTGGCCCGAGGGACTGGTTCCGGCATGGTTCCGGCGGTTTCGACACCTTCGAGGGCCACGGCGAACTGATCGCGCTGAACCACGGTAGTCCGGAGGTGGTGGCGCACACCGTCGAGGTGATGAACCACTGGCTCGATCGCGGTGCCGACGGCTGGCGCCTCGATGCCGCCTACGCAGTCGATCCGGAATTCTGGCGGCAGGTCTTACCGCAGGTTCGTCGCCGCCATCGCGATGCGTGGTTCCTGGGCGAGGTCATCCACGGCGACTACCCGGCGCAGGTGAGCGCCGCCGGATTCGACTCGGTCACCCAGTACGAACTGTGGAAGGCCGTCTGGAGTGCCCTGAACGACAAGAACTTCCACGAACTCGACTGGGCGCTGCAGCGCCACAACGACTTTCTGGGATCCTTTGTGCCGCTGACGTTCATCGGCAACCACGACGTCACCAGGATCGCCAGCCGCATCGAAGATCCGCAGCATCTCGAGCATGCCCTTGTGCTGCTGCTGACCACCGGAGGCACCCCGAGCGTGTACGCCGGCGACGAGTGGGCCTGGCGCGGTGTCAAGGAGGAACGCGTCGGCGGTGACGACGCGATCCGCCCCGAGTTCGGCGCGCCGCCGATGCCACCACATGACATGACGCGGCTGTACCAGTACCTCATCGGCCTACGCCGGCGAAACCCGTGGCTGCACAACGCCCGTACCGAATCATTGAGCCTGACCAACACCGGGTACGCCTACCGGGTCGCCGCCGATGATCGAGCGTTGGTGGTGGCACTCAACCTCGACGACGCCCCGTTGACGGCCGGGTTGCCCGGGACCGGGCGGGTGATCGCGGGATCCGGGGCCCCGCCCACCGAACGTGTCGACGAGCTCGTCGTGCCCCCGCACGGCTGGGTGATCGCCGACTACGACTGA